Genomic window (Thermanaeromonas sp. C210):
CCCACCCTGGCCCGCGGCCTCAAAAATATGCCCGCCGGGTGGCTCGACGCCGCCTGCCTAAGGTACGGCCTGGAACCCGCCCGGTTGCGCCGCGACCGGGAAAAGCAGCTCATAGAGTTCCTCACCTGCCGCGAAAACCTGGAGAGGATCCTGCAGGAGGATATAGAAGGAGAGGACCGGGTGCTCCTCAAATATCTCCTGCGCAAGGGCGGGTGGAGCAGGCTAAACGCCGTAACCCGCAAGTTCGGCTCCATGGAAGGCGACGGCTTCTTCTGGGAGGAGAAAGACCCCAACTCCTGCCTGGGCTTCCTCTGGTCCCGGGCCCTGGTCATGGTCGGCAGGGCCGTGATAGACGGCCGCCGCACCAAAATCGCCACCATACCCGTAGAACTCCGCCGGCCCCTGCAGGAAATACTCCTGGGCAAGCCCTAACCCAAACCCGCCCATCCTGCAACTGCCGCCTACAACCCAGGACGCCGCCGCCTGCGGCACCAACCCTCACCGCGGCGGCAGGAAACCACAGGCAAAAACCCACCGGCCCGGGCACCGACCTCCCCGGGCCTTTATAATCTTACGCCCTCTTTTAAACCCACCTCGCTACCGCAGGCGCCCACCGCGCCGGACTATACCACACCTCGCGTACCTTTCTTTGCCTGTGCCCCCTTTCCGCCGTACCCTAAGGATTACCAGGAAGGAATTAGGCGTTTTATGGCGAATAACGTAACCTTATGAGGATAGATCTGGTAGGCACCGCCTCCCGTTAAAATTATCGCGGGAAATTTAAAGACACTCAATTTGGTAGTAACTGTTATTATAGAAACACGCATCGATGAAAGATTTCCTAATCGATGAAAGATTTCCTTTCAAAGACAACATTTGACGCATTAAAAGCAAAGTTAATCTTACGTGGAGTCTCTTGAGCGACAGCGTAAGACATCCACAGAATTGGGAAACGCACTGTAGGTGAATGCTAAAATGGAAATTAAAGGAACCTTACTCGCCCGCAACACCTTATTCAATTTTTTGGGCCAGGTGTTGCCTTTACTGGTTGGAGTAGTTACTATCCCCTTCATTGTTCGTGGATTAGGTACAGAGCGATTTGGGTTGCTCTCGCTGGCATGGGTAATCCTGGGTTACTTTTCCGTTTTCGACCTGGGGCTGGGACGGGCCACTACAAAGTACGTGGCTGAGGCCTTGGGTAAAGGTGAAACGGACCGGGTGCCAGGACTCCTCTGGACCACCGTGACAACCCAGGCAGTTTTCGGTGTGGCGGGTGGGCTTACTCTAGCTCTCATAACTCCTTTATTAGTCGAACGGATATTGAATGTTCCCCCAGGTTTAGTGGAAGAAGCCAGAACTGCTTTTTACGTGCTTGCCCTTGGTGTTCCAGTAGCTTTAATTTCTGGTTCCTTTGCGGGGGCTTTAGGAGCTGCTCAGAGATTCGACCTGGTAAATGCCGTTAAGGTTCCTGCTAGTTGCTTGACCTTTATTCTTCCTCTGGTGGGGTTAGCCTTAGGGTTTCATTTTCCAGGTATTGTGGGTTTAATTCTCGGGGCGCGGTTAGTTGCCATGATTGCCTTTCTCCTTCTAACTCTTCGCGTCCTTCCAGGATTGAACCACTGGGTGGCGAGTTTTTCCCTTTTCCTGCAACTTTTGTCGTTTGGGGCATGGGTTACCATTTCTAGCGTAATAAGCCCTATTCTGGTCTATCTCGATCGACTGCTGGTCGGTTCGTTTTTGACTATGTCCGATGTTGCTTATTACACTGCACCTTATGAAGTTGTGACCCGTTTGCTCATAATTCCAGGAAGCCTTGCTACGACTCTGTTTCCGGCGTTTAGCGCCATCCAGGGGATTGAGGATAGGACGAGACTCAATTTTTTTTTGGGCGGTCGATAAAGTACATCCTGCTCGGAGTGGGGCCTATAGTTTTGGTGTTGGGTGTATTTGCCCATGACGCTCTCGGGCTGTGGTTAGGATCTGACTTTGCTACAGAGAGCAGTAGAGTGCTGCAAATTCTTGGAATAGGTGTCTTGTTCAATTCACTTGCTCAGATCCCTTACACACTGCTCCAAGGAGTGGGGCGGCCTGACGTTCCGGCGAAATTTCACCTGCTAGAGCTGCCCCTTTACGTTGGGATTGCATGGTTTTTGATTAATCGGTGGGGTATAACCGGGGCAGCAGCTTCATGGGCGCTAAGGGTAACTTTAGATGCAGCCCTGCTGTTCGGTGCCGCTTTTCAGATTTGCCGGTTATCAAAAAGTCTGCTGAGAGCAAATAGCGTGATGGTTACTTTTCTTGCTGTCGTTGTGCTTGGGGCAGGGATTTATACCGTAAGGAGATTGCTTATATGTTCACCGTTGGTAATTCAGGTACTTATAGTTCTGGGTTTTCTTGCCTGTTTTGCTTGGTTTTGCTGGTGTCGCATTTTAGAACAATCGGAACGCGAGGGAATTTTGAAGGGTATCAAGCCTTAGGAGGTTCCCATGCGTATTCTGATTCTTGGTGCTGCCGGTCAACTGGGTTCGGAGCTGTGCGCGCTTCTTGCGCCGGAGCACAAGTTGACTACTGCGACGCGGACTGAGGCCGATGTCACTGACCTTGAGCAGCTTTTGGCGCTGGCGAAGCGGACAAGCCCCCACGTGATTATCAATGCTGCGGCCTACACCGATGTGGACCGGGCGGAGAGGGAGCGGGACCGTGCTTTTCTCGTTAACGCCCTGGGAGCGCGGAACGCCGCCATCGCCGCCCGTGAGGTGGGGGCGAAGCTGGCGCACGTGAGCACCGATTACGTTTTCGACGGGGGGAAAGAGGGCCCTTACTTGGAGTTCGATCCCCCCAACCCCATCAACACCTACGGAGCTTCCAAGCTTGTGGGCGAAAATCTGGTAAAGGAGCAGTGGTTCAGGTTCTTCATCGTGCGTACGGCCTGGCTCTACGGACGGACCGGCAAGAATTTCGTCAAGACCATCCTGCGCCTGGCGAGGGAGCAGAAGGAGCTCCGGGTGGTGAACGACCAGCGGGGGACTCCGACTTGGGCAGCGGACCTTGCCCACCAGCTCGCGAGGCTCATCGAAACCGACAGTTACGGCACCTACCACTGCACCGCCCAGGGGAGCTGCACGTGGTTTGAATTCGCCCTGGAGATCCTCAAGGGTGTAGGTTACGAAGCTAGGGAAGAACTGGACGGGGCGGTCCAACTAATACCCCCCGCGGGGCTTCCGGGACCCGTGACTGTGAGGCCAGTGGCAACGGAAGAATTCCCCCGGCCGGCGCGGCGGCCTAAAAACTCTGTCTTGGAAAATTACATGCTCAAATTGCAGGGGCTCGACGTTATGCCTCCTTGGGAGGAGGCCCTGGCAAAGTTTTTGGGCGAAATCAAGGAAGAAGGGGAGAAGCTGTGAAGGGTTTGGTTTTAGCTGGTGGCAGGGGCACGCGGCTGCGTCCTTTGACCTACACCATGGCCAAGCAGCTCGTCCCGGTGGCCAACCGGCCGATCATCCACTACGTGATGGATCAGATTGCTGCGGTAGGAATCAGAGAGGTGGGGGTGGTGATTGCCCCCGAAACGGGCGACCAGATCCAAGCGGCGCTGGCGGAAAACCCCTGGGGCCTTTCCTTTACCTTCATCGTTCAGGACGAGCCCAAAGGTCTGGCGCACGCCGTGATGGTGGCCCGGGACTACCTGGGTGACGAACCCTTTCTCATGTATTTGGGCGACAACCTCATCGGACAGAGCATCGAAAGCCTCGTCGAGGAGTTCCGAAATTCGCGCCCTGAGGCTTTGATCCTCCTGAAACCCGTTGAGGACCCCCGCATGTTCGGTGTGGCTGCAGTCGACGGAAAGGGCAACGTCCTGCGGTTGGTGGAGAAGCCCAAGGACCCGCCCTCCAACCTCGCCCTGGTGGGTATCTACCTCTTCTCGCCGGCGATCCACGAGGCTATCGGCAGGATCAAGCCTTCCTTCCGGGGGGAGCTGGAGATAACTGACGCCATCCAGGAGCTCCTTGATGCTGGCAAGAGGGTGCGGAGCCACGTCCTTGAGGGCTGGTGGCTTGACACAGGGAAAAAAGACGACCTTTTAGAGGCCAACCGTGTAGTCCTCGACGAGCTCATCAACAGGGAGCTTAGCGGCGAGGTGGATGGGGAAAGCAGGATCGTGGGGAGGGTGAAGGTGGAGGTAGGAGCCCGGATCGAGCGGAGCACGGTACGGGGGCCGGTGGTCATCGGCGCAGGAAGTGTCGTCCGCGATGCCTTCATCGGGCCTTACACCAGCGTGGGGCGCAACTGCCACATTGAAGGGACGGCCCTGGAGCACTCTGTGGTCCTGGACGGGGCGCGGCTGGTGAACATCGAGCGGCTGGAGGACAGCATCATTGGCAGAAACGCCGTGGTCGCCGGAGGGAAGCAGAACAGCAAAGCACTGCGCCTGATGATCGGAGATGACGCGGAGGTGAACATCTAGCCCATGCCCTTCCGGTTTACGCGCCTGGAGATACCCGAAGTTGTTCTCATCGAGCCGGTGGTCTTCCCCGATGAGAGGGGCTTTTTCCTGGAAGCCTACAAGTATTCGGAATTCGCCGCCTTTGGCATCACCGAGCGCTTTCTTCAGGACAACCACTCCCGTTCGAGAAAAGGAGTGTTGAGAGGGCTGCACTATCAGAACCCTCCCAAGGCTCAGGGGAAGCTCATCCGGGTGGTTGTCGGCGAGATTTTCGACGTGGCCGTTGATATCCGGAAAGGTTCCCCGACCTACGGCAGGTGGGTTGGTGTCAGGCTTTCTTCCGAGAACAAGCGGATGCTCTACATTCCACCGGGGTTTGCCCACGGGTTTTGCGTGCTGAGCGAGGCGGCCGAGGTCCTCTACAAGACTACGGAGGAGTATGCTCCGGAGTGCGAGGCCGGCATCATCTGGAACGACCCCGACATCAGGATCAGCTGGCCGGTGGAGAACCCCGTCCTCTCTCCCAAAGACGCCAGGTGGCCGCCGCTCAAGGACGCCGTGAACGGTTTTACTTACCAGGGAGGAGGGTCTTCGTGAAACTTCTGGTGACCGGAGGTTGCGGCTTCATCGGCAGCAACTTTGTCCGCTACGTGCTGAAGGAGCGCCCGGAATGGGAAGTGGTCAATTTAGATAAGCTCACCTACGCGGGCAACCTGGCTAATCTCAGGGATGTTGAAATACACCCCCGCTACAAGTTCGTCCAGGGAGACATTGCTGATGCTGGCCTGGTGGAAGAGCTTTTCGCCCAGGAGCAGCCTGATGTGGTGGTCAACTTTGCCGCTGAATCCCACGTGGACCGTAGCATCCTCGACTCCACCCCCTTTATCGAAACCAACGTCAAGGGGGTACAGGTGCTCCTCGAGGCGGCAAGGAAATACAGAGTGGAGCGGTTTCTTCAGATATCTACCGATGAAGTCTACGGCAGCCTCGGGGAGGAGGGCTACTTCAGTGAGGAAGCGCCCCTGCGCCCGAACTCCCCTTACGCCGCGAGCAAGGCGGCAGCGGACCTCCTCTGCCGGGCTTACTACAAGGCCTACGGCGTCCCTGTGGTGATTACCCGAAGTTCGAACAACTACGGGCCTTACCAGTTTCCTGAAAAGCTCATTCCCCTGATGATCCGCAACGCCTTGCTGGGCAAGGAGCTCCCGGTTTACGGCGAAGGGAAGCAGGTGCGCGACTGGCTCTTTGTCGAGGACAACTGCCGGGCCATCGCCCTGGTCCTGGAGAAGGGCCGGACCGGCGAGATCTACAACATTGGAGGAGGCTGCGAGAAGAGAAACCTAGAAGTAGTCCACAGCATCTGCCGGATTGTTGCTGATGTGGTTCGGAAACCAGTGGAGGTTATCTTAAGCCTGGTGAAGTTTATCCCAGATCCCCGGGGTAGTGCGCATGATTTTCGGTATGCTTTGGACTGTTCAAAAATTAAGTACGAGTTGGGATGGCAGCCGTCGGTTGATTTTGAAAAGGGGTTGCGGTCTACAGTTGACTGGTATCTTCGCAACCAGGAATGGGTGGAAAGCATAATTACAGGGGAGTACTACGAATTCTATCGAAAAGTATATGGAACAAGTGTTTCACATTAAGCAGACAGAAGATGCTGCCAATAGTGATATAGTTTTAGAATGAAGTAAAGAGGGAGTAAGAGAAAAATCATTTTAGTGATGTAGTTTCCGAAAGCGATATTGAAGCTAGAACGTTGGATTTAGAGTTATCTTGCTAACATGCGTGATTATTGTCACATGTATAAAAGGGGAAGGAGATTATTAGGTTAAAATGCGTATAGGATTTGCATGCGCTTGGGATGACCCTCCAGAGCGAACCTGGTCGTATACTCCTTGGAATCTTTTCAATGCCATGAAAAATAAAATAGAAGTTGTTGATTTTGGTCCGAAGATTGGGCGAGTGCAACGTTTGGCACTAAAGGCTTTGTATACGAAAAGGAGAAATAATCGGTGGGTTAGTACGTGGAACAGGTCTTCTCTTTGGGATTTTGTCTGTACTCGATACATAATTAATAAATTGAAGGAGCATGATGTAGCAGCTGTACTCGAGATTGGAGATTTAGCTCAATTGCCTGTTCCGTTTTATCTTTATCAAGACCTGAGTTATGATGTTTTGGAGCGTTACTATGATAAATCACACGGGGTTCCGGGTTTTCCTGGTCTTAGTATTGAGATTATTCGGAAGCGGCGAGATAGGCAACGAAAAATCTACGAGCAAGCAGCTGGTGTCTTTGCTATGAGTGCGTGGTTTGCCTCTACTTTGATTAAGTGGACTGGACTTCCCCCGAAGAAAGTTCATGTGGTCCACGCAGGAATTAATGCCGCAGTAGAGCCAAAGCTTGTACTGCAAGCGAAACAGAGGATGGGAACACGTAGGGGACGTCTACTTTTTGTTGGGAGGGATTTTTGGCGTAAGGGTGGCGATCTATGCGTGAGAGCGCTTGAGCTTTTGCGGAGGGAGTATAGTCATCATGTGACTCTCACAATAGCTGGTCCACCGAACTGGCCTATGCCTGGCCCGGTTCCAGAAGGGATCAGCTTTCTCGGGCAAGTACCAATAGATCAAGTTGGCCAACTTTTTGAGGATCATGATTTGTTTGTTATGCCTTCACGCTTTGAACCATTTGGTATTGTTTTTGCGGAAGCTATTGCTCACGGACTTCCCTGCATAGGAAGGAATGCATTCGCAATGCCTGAGATTATTACGCCTGGGCATAATGGAGAGCTTCTCGAAGACGATAACATATATGACCTCGCAGAGCTGATAGTAAAGATCCTTGAGAATGATAAATACTATACTGCGGCTCAGGCTGAAAGTTATCGCGCAGCTGCGTATTTTTCCTGGAATAGAGTAGCCGACGACATGATTCGAGTTATGGCAGGACCATAGAGGGCGATAAAGTTTATGGTGTGTGGTTACGATTGTCATTGGACTGTGAAGCTAAAGTTTACTTTGAAGCTAAAGATCACTTCGGAGGATATGCTTTTATTAAGTTGTTGCAAACTATTTCCGTTGCAAAGGATGAAGTCAATTAGAGTATAATTTGAGGAAAAAAGAAAGTTTAAAGGGTTCATGGGGAAGTGATTCAATGTCCGAAATTATTCTCACCTTTTTTGCAGCAGTTATGATAGTTTCTTCGTGGATTGCTACAAATCATTTTTTTAATCCCCTCGGAATATACACATTTGTGTGGTACATTGGACTGCTCGCTGCAACGCTGAATTGGGTCGGTTTTAAGGAAATAGATCCTTATGGGTGGATAATGATCGCAATATCATATTTTGCTTTTGCATTAGGTTTTTTTACAATTGTGCTAGCTCACAAAGTAATAAATTCAAAATATAGCAATAAGACTGCATATGCTTTTTATAACGCTAGAAGTGAGATAAATAAAATAAGAAAATTAACTTTTCTGTTTTGTATGGCGGCAGCAATTGGAATTTGTTATGAGTGGCTTGGTATTCTTAGTACCTATGGCGGTTTTTCAGGCTTTATCAAAAATGCTAATTTGATATACTCTGAGCGAATTGAAGGTCGTTATGCTTTTTCAATTCCATATTTAAGTTCTTTCGCTCTCGCTGCTTCTGCATTGGCAGGGGTACAAATCGCTTTGACGCGGCAATTTACTTTTTTGAACATTTTTCCATTAATTTTAGTGTTTTTATCAAACCTAGCTTCTATGAGTCGAGCAGGTATATTTATGGCACTAGGGTTGTATATCACTCCTTATTTAATTCTTGCCAATGTTAAACTAGGAAAAAAGAAAAACAAGTTGGTTATTAAAAAGACTTCTAAATTGGTTATTGTTGTTCTACTGATAAGTTTGGTCGTCTTTATGGGGACAAATTTTATTCGGGACATACGGGGTGGCATCGAGAGTTACTCAGTGCCACAATCTGATCTGTTAAATTTCTTACAAAAAACTGGGCTTTTCAGGCCTTCACTTTATGTATACGTTGGTGGACCGCCGATAGCGTTTGCTGAAAGCCTTAAGATGGATCGTGATGTTCTTGGTAGGGGCGAAATTCCGGGAACCCAGACATTTGCGCCTTTTTTTAGGCTTTTGTCGAAGTTTGGTTTATCAACATATGTTTCTTATTACGAAGAGTTCGTTGATATTGGAATTCGAGAAATGAACACT
Coding sequences:
- a CDS encoding flippase; amino-acid sequence: MEIKGTLLARNTLFNFLGQVLPLLVGVVTIPFIVRGLGTERFGLLSLAWVILGYFSVFDLGLGRATTKYVAEALGKGETDRVPGLLWTTVTTQAVFGVAGGLTLALITPLLVERILNVPPGLVEEARTAFYVLALGVPVALISGSFAGALGAAQRFDLVNAVKVPASCLTFILPLVGLALGFHFPGIVGLILGARLVAMIAFLLLTLRVLPGLNHWVASFSLFLQLLSFGAWVTISSVISPILVYLDRLLVGSFLTMSDVAYYTAPYEVVTRLLIIPGSLATTLFPAFSAIQGIEDRTRLNFFLGGR
- the rfbB gene encoding dTDP-glucose 4,6-dehydratase; the encoded protein is MKLLVTGGCGFIGSNFVRYVLKERPEWEVVNLDKLTYAGNLANLRDVEIHPRYKFVQGDIADAGLVEELFAQEQPDVVVNFAAESHVDRSILDSTPFIETNVKGVQVLLEAARKYRVERFLQISTDEVYGSLGEEGYFSEEAPLRPNSPYAASKAAADLLCRAYYKAYGVPVVITRSSNNYGPYQFPEKLIPLMIRNALLGKELPVYGEGKQVRDWLFVEDNCRAIALVLEKGRTGEIYNIGGGCEKRNLEVVHSICRIVADVVRKPVEVILSLVKFIPDPRGSAHDFRYALDCSKIKYELGWQPSVDFEKGLRSTVDWYLRNQEWVESIITGEYYEFYRKVYGTSVSH
- a CDS encoding glucose-1-phosphate thymidylyltransferase; the encoded protein is MKGLVLAGGRGTRLRPLTYTMAKQLVPVANRPIIHYVMDQIAAVGIREVGVVIAPETGDQIQAALAENPWGLSFTFIVQDEPKGLAHAVMVARDYLGDEPFLMYLGDNLIGQSIESLVEEFRNSRPEALILLKPVEDPRMFGVAAVDGKGNVLRLVEKPKDPPSNLALVGIYLFSPAIHEAIGRIKPSFRGELEITDAIQELLDAGKRVRSHVLEGWWLDTGKKDDLLEANRVVLDELINRELSGEVDGESRIVGRVKVEVGARIERSTVRGPVVIGAGSVVRDAFIGPYTSVGRNCHIEGTALEHSVVLDGARLVNIERLEDSIIGRNAVVAGGKQNSKALRLMIGDDAEVNI
- a CDS encoding glycosyltransferase family 4 protein — encoded protein: MRIGFACAWDDPPERTWSYTPWNLFNAMKNKIEVVDFGPKIGRVQRLALKALYTKRRNNRWVSTWNRSSLWDFVCTRYIINKLKEHDVAAVLEIGDLAQLPVPFYLYQDLSYDVLERYYDKSHGVPGFPGLSIEIIRKRRDRQRKIYEQAAGVFAMSAWFASTLIKWTGLPPKKVHVVHAGINAAVEPKLVLQAKQRMGTRRGRLLFVGRDFWRKGGDLCVRALELLRREYSHHVTLTIAGPPNWPMPGPVPEGISFLGQVPIDQVGQLFEDHDLFVMPSRFEPFGIVFAEAIAHGLPCIGRNAFAMPEIITPGHNGELLEDDNIYDLAELIVKILENDKYYTAAQAESYRAAAYFSWNRVADDMIRVMAGP
- the rfbD gene encoding dTDP-4-dehydrorhamnose reductase — protein: MRILILGAAGQLGSELCALLAPEHKLTTATRTEADVTDLEQLLALAKRTSPHVIINAAAYTDVDRAERERDRAFLVNALGARNAAIAAREVGAKLAHVSTDYVFDGGKEGPYLEFDPPNPINTYGASKLVGENLVKEQWFRFFIVRTAWLYGRTGKNFVKTILRLAREQKELRVVNDQRGTPTWAADLAHQLARLIETDSYGTYHCTAQGSCTWFEFALEILKGVGYEAREELDGAVQLIPPAGLPGPVTVRPVATEEFPRPARRPKNSVLENYMLKLQGLDVMPPWEEALAKFLGEIKEEGEKL
- the rfbC gene encoding dTDP-4-dehydrorhamnose 3,5-epimerase, translated to MPFRFTRLEIPEVVLIEPVVFPDERGFFLEAYKYSEFAAFGITERFLQDNHSRSRKGVLRGLHYQNPPKAQGKLIRVVVGEIFDVAVDIRKGSPTYGRWVGVRLSSENKRMLYIPPGFAHGFCVLSEAAEVLYKTTEEYAPECEAGIIWNDPDIRISWPVENPVLSPKDARWPPLKDAVNGFTYQGGGSS
- a CDS encoding polysaccharide biosynthesis C-terminal domain-containing protein — translated: MLGVFAHDALGLWLGSDFATESSRVLQILGIGVLFNSLAQIPYTLLQGVGRPDVPAKFHLLELPLYVGIAWFLINRWGITGAAASWALRVTLDAALLFGAAFQICRLSKSLLRANSVMVTFLAVVVLGAGIYTVRRLLICSPLVIQVLIVLGFLACFAWFCWCRILEQSEREGILKGIKP
- a CDS encoding O-antigen polymerase → MSEIILTFFAAVMIVSSWIATNHFFNPLGIYTFVWYIGLLAATLNWVGFKEIDPYGWIMIAISYFAFALGFFTIVLAHKVINSKYSNKTAYAFYNARSEINKIRKLTFLFCMAAAIGICYEWLGILSTYGGFSGFIKNANLIYSERIEGRYAFSIPYLSSFALAASALAGVQIALTRQFTFLNIFPLILVFLSNLASMSRAGIFMALGLYITPYLILANVKLGKKKNKLVIKKTSKLVIVVLLISLVVFMGTNFIRDIRGGIESYSVPQSDLLNFLQKTGLFRPSLYVYVGGPPIAFAESLKMDRDVLGRGEIPGTQTFAPFFRLLSKFGLSTYVSYYEEFVDIGIREMNTGTYLKDVYIDFGIPGVVIFPYLLGLFVTFLYQHIRRKPNILCLTAVSFLYLYIEMSAIMNIFRLGYYVISFAVALAGIILIKPKESKKFSMGSEHVEFSAR